In Takifugu flavidus isolate HTHZ2018 chromosome 13, ASM371156v2, whole genome shotgun sequence, the following are encoded in one genomic region:
- the LOC130535973 gene encoding filamin-C-like isoform X2: MMSNNYDEQQPPQYYQATDFGEEEDEEMPATEKDLAEDAPWKKIQQNTFTRWCNEHLKCVNKTITDLQREFTDGLKLISLLEVLSQKKMYRKYHTRPNFRQMKLENVSVALEFLERERIKLVSIDSKAIVDGNLKLILGLIWTLILHYSISMPMWDDEDDEETKKLTPKQRLLGWIQNKVPQLPINNFNRDWQDGKALGALVDNCAPGLCPDWADWDPNEPVQNAREAMQQADDWLGVPQVIAPEEIVDPDVDEHSVMTYLSQFPKAKLKPGAPLRPKQLFPNKVKAYGPGIEPHGNKVLQPAVFTVDTAEAGSGEVLVYVEDPEGHTEEAKVKPNKDKSRTYTVTYVPKVEGVHKVKVLFAGQAIDKSPYTVNVAKDMGDPSKVHARGPGLDPVGNVANKPTYFDIYTAGAGNGDISVVIIDPQGKKDTVELILENKGDSVFRCTYRPVLEGPHTIHVLFAEQEIPKSPYTVNIAEAVNPNACRATGRGLQPKGVRVKEVADFKVFTKGAGSGELKVSVKGPTGAEEQVKVQDAGNGVYNCEYYPLKPGKYTVSITWGGHPIPRSPFEVEVGGEAGFQKVRAWGPGLKTGMVGKSADFVVEAIGTDVGTLGFSIEGPSQAKIECDDKGDGSCDVHYWPTEPGDYAVHVICDDEDIKDSPFIAHILPAANDTFPEKVKAYGPGLKPTGVTVNKPTEFTIDARMAGKGQLKIYAQDAEGCTIDIKITDKRDGTYLCVYTPVKPIKHTIIITWGEVNVPNSPFRVLVGEGSHPDKVKVYGPGVEKTGLKANEPTYFTVDCGEAGQGDISIGIKCAPGVVGPGEADIDFDIIKNDNDTFTVKYTPPAPGRYTIMVLFAEQEIPISPFKVKVDPSHDAGKVRAEGPGLNKTGVEVGTPTHFTIYTKGAGKAKPEVHFAASRPGEAVRDFEIIDNHDYSYTVKYTALQQGNMSISVTHGGDPIPKSPFHITVAPPLDIGKVKVDGLDNKVEVGKDQEFTVNTKGAGGQGNVGVKMTSPSGRPIPCKLESDKAKGIHSVKYIPPEEGHYKVDVSYDGNPVMGSPFGVEAVMPADPSKVRAFGPGLQGGIVGKPAPFTIDTKGAGAGGLGLTVEGPCEAKIECQDNGDGSCSVYYLPTEPGEYAINILFADQHIPGSPFKAPVRMALDPSKVTASGPGLERAKAGEPATFTVDCTRAGEAELTIEIVSETGAKAEVHIQKTAEGTFSVTYIPPFHGAHTITIKYGGHMIPHFPKVLQVDPSVDTSGVHVYGPGVEPRGVLRDVTTHFIVDAHTLKKAGGNHVKVHVINPSGTKTESYITDKGDGTYRVEYTAFEDGIHLIEVLYDDVPVPKSPFRVSVVEGCDPSRVRAFGPGLEGGITNKANCFTVETRGAGTGGLGLTIEGASEAKISCKDNKDGSCSVEYIPFTPGDYDVNITYGGHPIPGSPFRVPVKDPVDPSKVKCSGPGLGTGVRAHVPQTFTVDCTQAGQAPLDVKLYGPTGTSEPVGVKNNGDGTHTVHYTPAQDGPYAVAVKYAEQEVPHSPFKVMSQPGHDASKVRASGPGLDTKGVSASLPVEFTIDARDAGEGLLTVQILDPEGKPKNATIQDNRDGTYTVSYVPDSTGPYTITIKYGGDEIPYSPYRIQSLPTGDASKCLLTVSIGGHGVSNLQKLQTSEDTVITVDAKAAGKGKVTCKVQTPQGMELDMDVVENRDGTFDIYYTAPEPGKYVITIRFGGQNIPKSPFHVVATNEPVVPRDTVDPLFRPVNFLVPFTPHQGEITGEVRMPSGKTARSHITDNKDGTITIKYQPTERGLHEMDIKYEGNHIPGSPLQFYVDAVNTGVVTAYGPGLSYGMVNKAATFTVVTKNAGEGGLSLAVEGPSKAEITCKDNKDGTCLVSYLPTAPGDYNIIVKFDNKHIPGSPFTAKITGDDTITRTSQLNVGTSTDVSLKIAETDLSSLTASIRAPSGNEEPCLLKKLPNRHLGISFTPKEVGEHEVSVRKNGIHVANSPFKIMVGQSEIGEASRVKAFGKGLVEAHTSEMAEFFVDTRNAGYGGLALSVEGPSKVDINCEDMEDRTCKVTYCPTEPGNYNVNIKFAEKHIPGSPFTVKVTGEGRIRESITRKRQASSLASVGSTCGLNLKIPGNWFQMVSAQERLTRTFTRSSHTYTRTERTEISKTRAGETKREVRVEESTQVGGGGSPFRDVFGDFLGRESLSSFAGITARPEVECGPQTMTAQVTSPGGKTVDADIVDGGNSTYSVRFIPQEMGPHTVNVKYRGQHVPGSPFQFTVGPMGEGGAHKVRAGGPGLERGVAAAPSEFSIWTREAGAGGLSIAVEGPSKAEISFEDRKDGSCGVSYIVKEPGDYEVSIKFNNEHIPDSPFIVPIATLSDEARRLTVTSLQEKDLKVNQEASFMVQRNGARGVVDAKVHTPSGSSEECYVTELDSDKNAIRFIPRENGVHSIDVKFNGCHIPGSPFNVRVGDPGLIGDPGMVTAHGPGLQGGTTGVPSEFVVKTCNAGSGTLSVNIDGPSKVKLDCRECPEGFKITYTPMAPGNYLITIKYGGPQHIVGSPFKAKITGARLSGGHSLHETSSVLVETVTKTTKVGGAYSSSSSTSATKLTSDASKVVCRGTGLSKALVGQKNNFTVDCSKAGTNMLMVGVHGPHAPCEEVYVKHMGNKLYNVTYAIKDKGSYQIIVKWGDDNVPGSPYKVVAP, from the exons ATGATGAGCAACAACTACGATGAGCAGCAGCCCCCGCAGTACTACCAGGCCACTGACTttggggaagaggaggacgaggagatgCCGGCCACGGAGAAGGACTTGGCCGAGGACGCGCCCTGGAAGAAAATCCAACAGAACACCTTCACCAGGTGGTGCAACGAGCACCTGAAATGCGTCAACAAGACCATCACCGACCTGCAGAGGGAATTCACCGATGGGCTCAAGTTGATCTCTCTCCTCGAAGTGTTGAGCCAGAAGAAGATGTACAGAAAGTACCACACCAGACCCAACTTTAGACAGATGAAGCTGGAGAATGTTTCGGTGGCGCTGGAATTCCTGGAGAGGGAGCGCATCAAGCTGGTCTCTATAG ATAGCAAAGCCATTGTGGATGGGAATCTAAAGCTGATCCTGGGTCTTATCTGGACTCTCATCCTGCACTACTCCATTTCCATGCCCATGTGggacgacgaggacgacgaggagACCAAGAAGCTGACGCCCAAACAGCGCCTGCTGGGCTGGATTCAGAACAAGGTGCCCCAGTTGCCCATTAATAACTTCAACCGCGACTGGCAGGATGGGAAGGCGCTGGGAGCCCTGGTGGACAACTGCGCCCCCG GTTTGTGTCCTGATTGGGCAGACTGGGACCCAAATGAGCCTGTGCAGAATGCGAGAGAAGCCATGCAACAGGCTGACGACTGGTTGGGCGTGCCTCAG GTAATCGCCCCTGAGGAGATTGTGGATCCAGATGTGGACGAGCACTCTGTGATGACATACCTGTCTCAGTTTCCCAAAGCCAAGCTGAAGCCTGGAGCTCCTCTCAGGCCCAAGCAGCTCTTCCCAAACAAAGTCAAAGCGTATGGACCTG GTATTGAGCCTCACGGCAACAAGGTGCTGCAGCCGGCTGTGTTCACTGTAGACACCGCGGAAGCTGGCAGCGGTGAAGTCCTCGTCTATGTGGAGGATCCTGAAGGACATACAGAGGAG GCTAAGGTCAAACCCAACAAAGATAAAAGTAGAACCTACACGGTCACATATGTTCCAAAGGTTGAAGGTGTTCACAAG GTGAAGGTGCTGTTTGCTGGCCAGGCTATCGACAAGAGTCCCTACACGGTCAATGTAGCTAAAGATATGGGTGACCCCAGCAAGGTGCATGCCAGGGGGCCAGGTTTGGACCCCGTAGGAAATGTGGCCAACAAACCCACCTACTTCGACATCTACACTGCTG GTGCAGGAAATGGAGACATCAGTGTGGTCATAATCGATCCTCAGGGCAAAAAGGACACGGTGGAGCTCATCCTTGAGAATAAGGGCGACAGCGTGTTCCGCTGCACGTACCGTCCTGTGCTGGAAGGCCCTCACACCATCCACGTTCTGTTTGCAGAGCAGGAAATCCCCAAGAGCCCTTACACTGTCAACATCGCTGAAG CTGTGAACCCGAACGCCTGCAGAGCGACGGGAAGAGGCCTTCAGCCGAAAGGTGTGAGAGTAAAGGAGGTTGCAGACTTCAAAGTTTTCACCAAGGGAGCTGGCAGCGGCGAGCTAAAAGTCTCTGTCAAAGGACCAA CTGGAGCGGAGGAGCAAGTGAAAGTGCAAGATGCAGGAAATGGTGTCTATAACTGTGAATACTACCCACTCAAACCTGGTAAATACACTGTCAGCATCACCTGGGGAGGCCATCCCATCCCACGCAG CCCGTTTGAAGTAGAAGTGGGTGGGGAGGCAGGTTTTCAGAAGGTGAGAGCCTGGGGTCCTGGTCTGAAGACAGGCATGGTTGGGAAATCTGCCGACTTTGTGGTGGAGGCGATCGGCACAGATGTCGGAACTCTGG GTTTTTCCATTGAAGGCCCATCACAGGCTAAAATTGAATGTGACGACAAAGGCGACGGCTCCTGCGACGTGCACTACTGGCCCACCGAGCCCGGCGACTATGCCGTGCACGTTATTTGCGACGACGAGGACATTAAAGACAGCCCATTCATTGCTCACATCCTTCCTGCTGCCAATGACACTTTCCCAGAAAAG GTGAAAGCCTACGGTCCAGGTCTTAAACCCACCGGCGTCACTGTGAACAAACCAACTGAATTCACCATCGATGCCCGCATGGCAGGAAAAGGGCAACTCAAGATTTATGCCCAG GATGCTGAAGGCTGCACCATCGACATTAAAATTACAGACAAAAGGGATGGCACTTACCTGTGTGTGTACACTCCAGTCAAACCTATcaaacacaccatcatcatcacctggGGAGAGGTCAATGTGCCCAACAGCCCCTTCAGG GTGCTGGTTGGCGAGGGTTCTCATCCAGACAAAGTCAAGGTCTATGGGCCTGGAGTGGAGAAGACTGGGCTCAAGGCTAACGAACCCACCTACTTCACCGTGGACTGTGGAGAAGCCGGTCAAG GGGACATCAGCATCGGAATCAAGTGCGCCCCAGGGGTGGTCGGCCCTGGCGAGGCCGACATCGACTTTGACATCATCAAGAATGACAATGACACCTTCACTGTCAAGTACACGCCCCCTGCGCCGGGCCGATACACCATCATGGTGCTGTTTGCAGAGCAG GAAATTCCCATCAGCCCATTCAAAGTAAAAGTAGACCCGTCGCACGATGCTGGCAAAGTGAGGGCAGAGGGTCCCGGACTCAACAAGACAG gagTGGAGGTGGGCACTCCAACCCACTTCACCATCTACACAAAGGGAGCTGGCAAGGCCAAGCCAGAGGTGCATTTTGCAGCATCGAGGCCGGGAGAGGCGGTTCGTGACTTTGAGATCATCGATAACCACGACTACTCCTACACTGTCAAGTACACAGCTCTTCAACAG GGTAACATGTCAATTTCCGTCACTCACGGAGGCGATCCCATTCCCAAGAGTCCCTTTCATATCACCGTGGCGCCACCTCTGGATATCGGAAAGGTGAAAGTGGACGGATTAGACAACA AAGTGGAGGTTGGAAAGGATCAGGAGTTCACGGTTAACACAAAGGGTGCCGGAGGGCAGGGCAATGTTGGTGTGAAAATGACCTCACCGTCTGGCCGCCCAATCCCATGTAAGCTGGAGTCAGACAAAGCCAAGGGCATTCACAGTGTGAAGTATATTCCCCCAGAGGAGGGGCATTACAAGGTTGATGTCAGCTATGATGGAAATCCGGTGATGGGAAGCCCTTTTGGGGTTGAAGCAGTGATGCCTGCTGATCCttcaaag GTGCGTGCCTTTGGTCCTGGCCTTCAGGGAGGAATTGTGGGCAAACCAGCCCCTTTTACTATCGACACCAAAGGTGCTGGTGCAGGCGGGTTGGGCCTGACTGTGGAAGGTCCATGCGAAGCCAAAATCGAGTGCCAGGACAACGGCGATGGCTCGTGCTCAGTTTATTACCTGCCCACAGAGCCTGGCGAGTACGCCATCAACATTCTATTTGCAGACCAGCACATTCCTGGCTCTCCCTTCAAGGCTCCAGTGCGCATGGCTTTGGACCCCAGCAAGGTGACAGCTAGCGGGCCCGGCCTGGAGAGGGCCAAGGCAGGTGAACCAGCGACCTTCACTGTGGACTGCACCCGGGCCGGCGAAGCCGAGCTCACCATTGAGATTGTGTCAGAGACCGGGGCTAAAGCGGAGGTGCACATTCAGAAGACTGCAGAGGGGACCTTCTCTGTTACATACATCCCACCTTTCCACGGagcacacaccatcaccatcaagtACGGCGGCCATATGATTCCCCATTTTCCaaaggtgctgcaggtggatccGTCTGTGGACACCAGTGGAGTGCACGTCTATGGCCCAGGAGTGGAGCCAAGAG GGGTCCTCAGAGATGTCACAACCCACTTCATCGTCGATGCCCACACTCTCAAGAAGGCTGGAGGAAATCACGTTAAGGTGCACGTTATCAATCCCTCTGGCACCAAAACAGAAAGTTACATCACGGACAAAGGAGACGGCACCTACAGAGTGGAGTACACAGCTTTTGAGGACG GAATCCATCTTATTGAGGTGCTCTATGATGACGTGCCTGTCCCAAAGAGCCCTTTCAGAGTATCTGTGGTGGAGGGATGTGATCCTAGCAGGGTCCGCGCCTTTGGGCCCGGTTTGGAAGGAGGAATTACCAACAAGGCAAACTGCTTCACCGTGGAGACGAG AGGAGCCGGTACAGGAGGTCTGGGGCTGACCATCGAGGGAGCATCAGAGGCAAAAATATCATGCAAAGACAACAAGGATGGCAGCTGCAGTGTGGAGTACATCCCCTTCACCCCCGGAGACTACGACGTCAACATTACCTACGGAGGTCACCCCATCCCTGGCAGCCCATTCCGTGTTCCAGTGAAGGACCCTGTGGATCCCAGCAAGGTGAAATGCTCAGGTCCAGGTCTGGGCACAGGAGTGAGAGCTCACGTTCCTCAGACTTTCACAGTAGACTGTACCCAGGCCGGACAGGCCCCTCTGGATGTCAAACTCTATGGCCCAACAG GCACTTCAGAGCCAGTTGGTGTGAAAAACAATGGCGATGGCACTCATACAGTTCATTACACCCCGGCTCAGGACGGTCCTTACGCTGTCGCCGTCAAATATGCAGAGCAGGAGGTCCCACACAG TCCATTCAAGGTAATGTCTCAGCCCGGGCACGACGCCAGTAAAGTGCGTGCAAGCGGCCCTGGACTGGACACAAAAGGCGTGTCTGCGAGTCTGCCTGTGGAGTTCACTATTGATGCCCGTGATGCCGGAGAAGGACTGCTCACTGTGCAGATTCTG GACCCGGAGGGCAAACCAAAGAATGCCACCATCCAGGACAACAGGGACGGCACCTACACGGTCTCCTATGTGCCGGACTCAACGGGCCCGTACACAATCACCATTAAATATGGAGGAGATGAGATTCCTTATTCTCCATACCGCATTCAGTCTCTGCCCACTGGAGATGCCAGCAAATGTCTCCTGACAG TTTCTATCGGAGGGCACGGCGTGT CGAacctgcagaagctgcagaccTCAGAGGATACAGTTATTACAGTGGAtgccaaggctgctgggaagGGCAAGGTGACCTGCAAGGTGCAGACGCCACaggggatggagctggacaTGGATGTGGTGGAGAATCGTGATGGGACCTTTGACATTTACTACACCGCCCCTGAGCCTGGGAAATATGTTATTACCATCCGTTTTGGAGGCCAGAACATCCCTAAAAGCCCCTTCCATGTGGTG GCCACAAATGAGCCCGTCGTTCCCCGCGATACTGTCGATCCTCTCTTCCGTCCCGTTAACTTCCTCGTCCCCTTCACGCCACACCAAGGAGAAATCACAG GTGAAGTGCGAATGCCTTCAGGCAAGACCGCCCGCTCGCATATCACTGACAACAAGGACGGCACAATCACCATCAAGTACCAGCCCACCGAGAGAGGCCTGCACGAGATGGACATCAAGTATGAAGGGAATCACATCCCAG GAAGCCCTCTGCAGTTCTATGTGGACGCCGTAAACACCGGAGTGGTGACTGCCTACGGTCCCGGTCTGAGTTACGGCATGGTGAACAAGGCCGCCACCTTCACGGTCGTCACCAAAAATGCAGGAGAAG GTGGTCTGTCACTGGCCGTGGAAGGTCCCTCAAAGGCTGAGATCACCTGCAAGGACAACAAAGATGGCACCTGCCTGGTGTCCTATCTGCCCACAGCCCCTGGAGACTACAACATCATCGTCAAGTTTGACAACAAGCACATTCCCGGCAGTCCGTTTACTGCCAAGATCACTG GCGATGACACGATAACCAGGACATCCCAGCTGAATGTTGGCACCTCGACTGATGTGTCCCTTAAGATTGCAGAGACCGATTTGAGCTCTCTGACCGCCAGTATCAGAGCGCCGTCGGGCAACGAGGAGCCCTGTCTGCTCAAGAAGCTGCCAAACAGACACCTTG GTATCTCTTTCACTCCCAAGGAGGTCGGCGAGCACGAAGTGAGCGTGAGGAAGAACGGCATCCACGTGGCCAACAGCCCGTTTAAAATCATGGTTGGTCAGTCAGAGATCGGCGAGGCCAGCAGAGTCAAGGCGTTCGGCAAAGGTCTGGTGGAGGCACACACATCTGAAATGGCCGAATTCTTTGTGGATACGAGGAACGCAG GTTACGGAGGACTTGCATTGTCAGTTGAGGGTCCAAGCAAAGTGGATATAAACTGTGAAGACATGGAAGACAGGACATGCAAAGTGACGTACTGTCCAACAGAACCTGGGAATTATAATGTTAACATCAAGTTTGCTGAAAAGCACATCCCAG gaaGTCCTTTTACAGTGAAGGTGACTGGAGAAGGTCGGATCAGAGAGAGTATTACCAGGAAAAGGCAGGCATCGTCTCTTGCCTCAGTGGGCAGCACCTGTGGCCTTAACCTCAAAATCCCAG GAAACTGGTTCCAGATGGTTTCGGCTCAGGAGAGGCTGACCAGGACTTTCACCCGCAGCAGCCACACCTACACCCGCACAGAGCGCACAGAGATCAGCAAAACCCGCGCCGGGGAGACAAAGAGGGAGGTCCGAGTAGAGGAAAGCACCcaggtgggtggaggaggaagcccCTTTAGAGATGTTTTTGGAGACTTTCTTGGCAGAGAGAGCTTAAGCAGCTTCGCCGGCATCACTGCCAGACCAGAGG TTGAGTGCGGTCCTCAGACCATGACGGCTCAGGTCACCAGCCCCGGTGGGAAAACCGTGGATGCTGACATCGTGGATGGAGGGAACAGCACCTACAGTGTTCGCTTCATCCCTCAGGAAATGGGACCCCACACTGTCAACGTCAAGTACAGAGGTCAACACGTCCCCGGCAGCCCCTTCCAGTTCACTGTAGGGCCCATGGGTGAGGGAGGGGCACACAAGGTCCGTGCTGGAGGGCCGGGTCTGGAGAGAGGTGTAGCTGCAGCTCCCT CTGAATTTAGCATCTGGACCAGAGAGGCTGGTGCTGGTGGCCTTTCCATTGCAGTAGAAGGTCCAAGCAAAGCTGAGATCTCATTTGAGGACAGAAAGGATGGTTCCTGTGGCGTCTCCTACATAGTCAAAGAACCAG GCGACTACGAGGTGTCAATCAAGTTCAACAACGAGCACATCCCCGACAGTCCGTTCATCGTTCCAATCGCTACTTTGTCGGACGAGGCCCGCAGGCTCACTGTCACGAGCCTTCAG GAGAAAGATTTGAAGGTAAACCAGGAGGCGTCCTTCATGGTGCAGCGCAACGGGGCTCGAGGCGTCGTCGACGCCAAAGTTCACACTCCATCTGGCTCCTCGGAGGAATGCTATGTCACCGAGCTCGACAGCG acAAGAACGCGATCCGCTTCATTCCACGGGAGAACGGAGTGCATTCCATTGATGTCAAGTTCAATGGGTGCCACATTCCCGGAAGCCCCTTTAATGTGCGGGTGGGAGACCCCGGTCTGATCGGAGACCCAGGCATGGTGACGGCACACGGCcctggactgcagggaggaACCACAG GCGTGCCTTCGGAATTTGTAGTCAAAACTTGCAATGCCGGCTCTGGCACTCTGTCCGTGAACATCGACGGGCCGTCCAAAGTCAAACTGGACTGTCGGGAGTGTCCGGAGGGCTTCAAGATCACTTACACGCCCATGGCGCCTGGAAACTATCTCATCACCATCAAATACGGAGGACCGCAGCACATAGTGGGCAGCCCGTTCAAAGCTAAAATCACAG GTGCTCGGCTGTCGGGGGGACACAGCCTCCACGAAACCTCCTCAGTTTTGGTGGAAACAGTCACCAAGACGACTAAAGTGGGTGGTGCCtacagctcttcctcctccacctccgctaCAAAACTGACCTCAGACGCCAGCAAGGTCGTCTGTCGTGGAACGGGGCTGTCCAAGGCTTTGGTCGGACAGAAAAACAATTTTACAGTTGACTGCAGCAAAGCAG GTACCAACATGCTGATGGTAGGCGTGCACGGACCCCATGCCCCCTGCGAGGAGGTCTATGTCAAGCATATGGGCAACAAGCTTTATAATGTCACCTACGCCATCAAGGACAAGGGCAGCTACCAGATCATCGTCAAATGGGGTGATGACAATGTTCCCGGGAGTCCGTACAAAGTGGTCGCGCCCTAA